One region of Salvia miltiorrhiza cultivar Shanhuang (shh) chromosome 3, IMPLAD_Smil_shh, whole genome shotgun sequence genomic DNA includes:
- the LOC131017850 gene encoding putative late blight resistance protein homolog R1B-16, whose translation MRSGANPPSRLAPPAKIDAIGLEPDVKAITERLFTDSKELHFIPIVGTGGIGKTTLAQTIYHDPLIVGKFDIRAWVTVSQDYSFGDIFKNLLISMKEFVREETSGLSNHEMAEKVYQTLIGRRYLIVIDDMWSEKTWDEVRNYFPDRGDGSRIILTTRLEDVAARADSSKKFHEMKFLGDDDSWDLLKKEVFKGRSYPPTLEKIGRKIAKSCGGLPLAIVVIAGLLSEVSRTEADWEQIANNINLAITAEEEKYAAILSLSYTNLPHHLRHCFLYMGAFPEDYEIPVSNLVKLWVAEGFVQSTLTKSPEEVAEGFLMDLIKRNLVLVKKRKSNGGIKSCGVHDLLRDLCLVRSLEENFLLYFMGKFVLPEIFEDQLRISVSYSDNLLEIDGSTIQTIICYQRSKIGSLEKFRLLSILDMVKADLPNHVFELLHLKHVALSSPTVIPSSISSLRNLETLIVYPTKPCMVTLPDEIWKMSRLRHLISSSFHPLPRLDGETPPLENLHTLSLVTNFVCSERMVEMIPNVKKLGICYIEGKLDDEYHLENLQRLDKLEKLKMEICSDFSLRPSLNPVFPEALKKLTLSGWHHPWEDLSIVGSLPNLQVLKLRNYACDGSIWKTSEGEFEELEFLLIDECNLEEWLMDSSHFPKLKSLVLQRCPSLAEIPDDFGYIPTLELIEVDGRNKSLVESAKRIQNEQETEYENYSIQVRY comes from the coding sequence ACAGATTCAAAGGAACTCCACTTCATTCCGATCGTCGGCACCGGCGGAATCGGTAAAACCACTTTGGCTCAAACTATTTATCACGATCCATTAATCGTAGGTAAATTCGATATTCGTGCTTGGGTCACAGTGTCTCAGGATTATAGTTTTGGCGATATTTTTAAGAATTTGCTTATTTCCATGAAAGAATTTGTGAGAGAGGAAACATCCGGACTAAGCAATCATGAAATGGCTGAGAAAGTGTATCAAACCTTGATAGGTAGGAGATATTTGATTGTGATAGATGATATGTGGAGCGAAAAAACTTGGGATGAAGTGAGGAATTATTTTCCCGATAGAGGTGACGGAAGTCGCATCATTTTGACTACGAGGCTAGAGGATGTGGCTGCTCGTGCTGATTCTTCGAAGAAATTTCATGAGATGAAGTTTTTGGGGGATGATGATAGTTGGGATTTGCTTAAGAAGGAGGTGTTCAAAGGGAGAAGCTATCCTCCCACATTGGAAAAGATAGGAAGGAAGATTGCGAAGAGCTGTGGAGGATTGCCTCTTGCGATTGTTGTGATTGCAGGGCTTTTGTCCGAGGTCAGTCGAACTGAAGCCGACTGGGAGCAGATTGCAAACAACATAAATCTAGCCATCACTGCAGAGGAAGAGAAGTATGCTGCAATACTATCTTTGAGTTATACCAATTTGCCTCATCATTTGAGGCATTGTTTCTTGTACATGGGAGCTTTTCCGGAGGATTACGAGATTCCTGTCTCAAATTTGGTGAAATTGTGGGTAGCTGAGGGCTTTGTGCAATCAACATTGACCAAATCCCCTGAAGAAGTAGCAGAGGGGTTTTTGATGGATCTCATAAAGAGGAATCTTGTTCTGGTCAAGAAGAGGAAGTCCAATGGCGGAATCAAGAGCTGTGGCGTTCATGATCTGCTGCGCGACTTGTGCTTGGTGAGATCCTTGGAAGAGAACTTTCTTCTGTATTTCATGGGTAAGTTTGTTCTTCCTGAGATTTTCGAAGATCAACTCCGTATTAGTGTATCTTATTCTGATAATCTGCTAGAGATAGATGGCTCAACCATCCAAACTATCATATGCTACCAAAGAAGTAAAATAGGCTCATTGGAGAAATTTAGATTGCTTAGCATATTGGATATGGTGAAAGCTGATCTCCCAAATCATGTGTTTGAGCTGCTCCATTTAAAGCATGTTGCCTTGAGCTCGCCTACCGTGATTCCTTCATCAATATCAAGCCTTCGAAATCTTGAAACCTTGATTGTTTATCCAACAAAGCCATGTATGGTGACTTTGCCGGATGAAATATGGAAGATGTCGCGTTTAAGACATCTCATCTCCTCCTCATTTCATCCCTTACCCCGTCTAGATGGAGAAACTCCTCCTTTAGAAAACTTGCATACGCTTTCACTTGTAACAAACTTCGTATGCAGTGAAAGGATGGTGGAAATGATTCCAAATGTTAAGAAGTTGGGAATATGCTACATAGAAGGGAAGCTTGACGATGAATATCATCTAGAAAATCTTCAACGTTTAGATAAACTTGAGAAATTAAAAATGGAGATATGTAGTGATTTCTCTCTGAGGCCAAGTTTGAATCCTGTTTTCCCTGAGGCGTTGAAGAAGTTAACCTTGAGCGGTTGGCATCATCCTTGGGAAGATTTGAGTATTGTTGGTTCATTGCCTAATCTTCAAGTGCTCAAATTGAGAAACTATGCTTGTGACGGAAGCATTTGGAAAACAAGTGAGGGAGAATTTGAAGAGCTGGAATTTCTTCTGATTGATGAATGCAATCTTGAAGAATGGTTGATGGACAGCAGCCACTTTCCAAAGCTCAAGAGTCTAGTACTTCAACGGTGTCCTTCTCTTGCAGAGATTCCAGATGATTTTGGATACATTCCGACACTTGAACTGATTGAGGTTGATGGGCGGAACAAATCTCTCGTGGAGTCGGCCAAAAGGATACAAAATGAACAAGAAACGGAGTATGAAAATTACAGCATTCAAGTTCGTTATTGA